CGTGAATGGTAAAATCGAGAAGATGGCATCGTTACCGTGTGGCCATGTCTTTGGCTCGATTTGCATCAAGCAATGGCTCGGGATGAGGCAGCCGCCAGCTTGTCCGATATGTCGGGCGCCAATGTCTCACAGGTATATGAACCTATCCCTGATGAAAGATCACAGGgagggattttttttctgaccAGAAACCAGATTCTATCATCCCGTCCTACCAATGCTTGAGCCTCAAAGGACTTGTGCGCTCACAGGTTCAAGCTTTGGCATCGAAGCGTACAAACCAAGCTCGGCGGCGCACAGAAACGATAACAGTGATCCTGGCGTAGGGGCGAAGCGCCGCTGGAGCTGGCGCGGACGAAAACTCGACCAGGTGTGCACATTCTGCCATGCTCATGCCAGAGAACATTGGCAGGAACGCCCACGGTCTTTTCTCGGCAGACTCGGCTGCCTAAGACAAAAGCCCACAGCAGTCAGCAAGGTCGAAAAGATGATTCTAGCTCGGCGAGCCTATGAAAGGTGGTGGGCACAGCAAGACAGGGTCTTTCAGCAGCTAGAGCCACGTGTGATGGAAAGGATTGTGGTCCCAGAATACGGGGAACTTTCGGCAAACTCCTGGACCCTTGGGAGCGAGGATGGTGAAGCCATGGTATGATGGGCGGTGCTGCGACACTCTCACAGGTGCCGTGACGAGATGTATTTCTTTTACTTCTCTTCTTTGACCGATACTAAATGGCATTGTCGTGATAGGCTCAAAGGGTGTTTTCGAGGTTGGACTATTTGGAACAGAAACGAATGTAAATACAAGGGTGTTGAAGAGTGCagacatacctacctacctacgaagtacttcaggtaaggtatgttacctacctaggtaggtatgcagGGGTCTCTTAACTCTGCATGGCAGCAGTGGAGGGAAGGCTGTAGCGGGGTCGAGCCGCACCTCAGCAGGGATTACAGCGCTCGAGCCGCGGGAGATCGTCGATTGCTACCCCGCAATTGGATCATCCCCAAATCTTTAGCAACGACGCGTCAAATTTGTTTGCTGAAATGGAACCAACTCGCGTTTGAACGCTACCTACATATCCCGCTGCATGGTGACATATTTTCTCTCACCACGCCAGGGCCTTCCATGATAGAAAACCCAAGCCTGTTGACGCCAGGCTCTGTGCCGCTCGCAAGATGCGGTTCAAGACTGAGCTGAAGAATATACGCACATTTTCCAGTACGCTACATGACAGCTCACCTGTGACGATGCATATTCTCCCTGTTTGGctgacccttttttatttgccAGAGTTGACTGCTGCGCTCAGCTCCTTGGAAAAAATTGCTTGGGTGAGGCTTGACGATGATACGGCGCGCTTCACTGTGATTCCGGCCCAAGGGTCGCAAGTATGGGCGTAAGTTGGTGGCATTTTGATACCATGCCGTACCTTCGGCTTCAGCTTTCAAGGCTGACACAGTTTAGCACACTGTCGATGGATCTCATCTTCGAGAACTACCACATCCAGTCAGCCGAGGCGAACAACACCATCAATCTCGAGCTGCCCCTTGGTCCATTGCAGCGCGCACTCAAGTCCGCCATAAATAGCACAGATGCCGATTTGCGCCTCACCAAGAAAAACGGAATTCCGCTCCTGTCAATGACCATCCGGACGACCACGAATCCACCAAACCAGGGAGGTGCTAGCGGCGGCTTTGGAGGATATGGGAGGTCCAGGGCCGGAGGCGGATTCGATGACCCGTTTGCCGACGACGCCTCCTTCATGCAAGAATCCCTTGAACTCACCATGAAGCGAGAGCGCGAAAAGGTCATCACCCAGGACATACCCGTGCGCGTGTTACACCCAGACACGGTCGAAACGATCATGCAGCCCAAGGTGCGCGAGCCCGACGTCCACATCCAGCTGCCGCCTCTGATGCAGCTCAAAGCCATCAGCGACCGCTTCACCAAGCTGGCAATGACGGCTTCGAGCGGTGGTACCGGAGGTGGGCTGCATGCGACATCCGGGGCCATGGGAGGGTCCAACATCGGCTCCACggccacggcgtcgtcgatcAACGGCCCCAAGCTGGAGTTGAGCGCAAACATGCACGGGTCTCTGCGCCTGCGCATCGCCACTGATTCTCTCGACGTCGAGTCTGTCTGGAGTGGCCTTGAAAACCCAGAGCTCGACCCGGCTCAGCTATCAGTCCCCATCGAGGACCACCCGAGTACGCGCTTTAAGGAGGCTGGTCCAAACAAGTGGGCCAGTGTCCGGGTTGACGGCAAAGATTTGAGCAAAGTCCTCAGCGTCGGGCGCCTTGACGGTCGTGTCATTGCGTGCTTTGCTGATGATCATGCCCTTATCCTTTACGTTTACGTCCCACAATATGACGACTCGGGTGCAGACGATTCCGTTCTTACGGTATGTTCAACCTTTCTGCCTTCTGTGGCTATTCTTTTTGATCTTGCCTTGGCGGTGACTGTTACTAAAACGCCTTATAGTACTACGTGTCGAGTTATAGTGCCTGAGTTTTTGTGACTATTTAGTGTCATAAAGTCGGGATCATGACGAAAATTTCTACGAATAAGCCCTCGGACGGGAGAGGGCTGTGCCATGTTTGCGAGGCGCTGCTGTGATTAACTGCTTCATCGTTTACTTGATATGATATGATGAAAACCATATCATATACGTGCTGAgacttgtttcttttcatgTGTCATTCCTCATTTTTATTTCACACTATTTTAGGCCTTGGCAAAATCTTCGATGAACCTGGCCAGCTTCTCAGCGCCCTCCAATGGGATAGAGTTGTAGTTGCTGGCGCGGATGCCCCCTACGCTACGGTGGCCCTTGAGTCCAGTCAAGTTCAATGCGGTCGCTTGTTTCAAGAATTCCTTCTCGGCCGCATCTGTGTTGGCCTCGCCTCCCTTGGTTACACGGAAACAGATGTTCATCCTTGAGCGGGCACTCTTGGCCGGGACTACACGGAAGACCTCTGGGTGTGCGTCCAGCGCAGCGTAGATGAGCTTGGCCTTCTTGTCCGCGACGGCTTGCTGGCCGTCGACCTTGTCAGCGGGGTAGGTCGCGAGCAGCTTCTTGAGAACCAGGCCCGCGATGTAaacgctaaaaaggacggtTAGTACTACACACGATGACTTATTGACTAGGTAATACGCGATACGCACTCAAATATGCTCAGGGTGTTGTATAGACTGTTGTTCTTTGCAATGGTCTCGTAGGAGAGTATAATAGGGCCAACGGGCAGGCCGAGCTTCCTCAATAGTGTGGCTGATGGTTGTGGTGTCGTGGGAGGCAGCAGGCTCTTCTTCACGACCGCGACAGTAACACCAGTCGAACCCAAGTTTTTCTGTGCGCCAAAGAAGAGCACCCCATAGTTCTTGACTGGAATGCGCCTGGACAGGATGTTGCTGGACATGTCTGCCACGACCAGGGGGCCTTCTCCACCTGAAGTTGCGAGAATGTCCGGGAATTTGGGGAACTCGACACCATCGACGGTCTCATTGTCGCAGTAGTAAACCATGGCAGCGTCCTTGGACAACTTCCATTCCGACTCTGGCGGGATAGTGCCGAACTTGCCCCCGTTGGCGGGACGCGAATCCGCGACGAGGTTGACGTGCTCGGGACCCACGAGCCTCTGGGCCTCCTGGTACGCCTTGAGCGACCAGCCGCCCGTGACAATGTAGTCGAGCTTGAGGTACTGAAGCTTCGGCCTCAGGGCCTCGGCGACCTTGGCGTCGTCCTTTTCGCCCTCGAGCCCCGCGGCCTTGACTTGCCGCGCGACCCAGGCGCCGACGAGGTTGTAGACGGTGGCGGCGAACTCGCCACTGCCGCCGCCCTGCATGAACAGCACGTCGTAGTCGGCAGCCTCGGGCACGTCGAGGTAGGCGAGCAGATCCGCCTTGGCCTCGTTGATGATGGTCGTCGCGTGCTCGGAGCGGTGGCTGTGCTCAGCGATGCCAAGCCCCGTGCCGTTGTAATCGAGCAGGGCCTGGGCGGCCTTCTCGAGAACATCAGTGGGTAGCGCGGCCGGGCCGGCGCCAAAGTATGTGA
This DNA window, taken from Pyricularia oryzae 70-15 chromosome 6, whole genome shotgun sequence, encodes the following:
- a CDS encoding checkpoint protein hus1, producing MRFKTELKNIRTFSKLTAALSSLEKIAWVRLDDDTARFTVIPAQGSQVWATLSMDLIFENYHIQSAEANNTINLELPLGPLQRALKSAINSTDADLRLTKKNGIPLLSMTIRTTTNPPNQGGASGGFGGYGRSRAGGGFDDPFADDASFMQESLELTMKREREKVITQDIPVRVLHPDTVETIMQPKVREPDVHIQLPPLMQLKAISDRFTKLAMTASSGGTGGGLHATSGAMGGSNIGSTATASSINGPKLELSANMHGSLRLRIATDSLDVESVWSGLENPELDPAQLSVPIEDHPSTRFKEAGPNKWASVRVDGKDLSKVLSVGRLDGRVIACFADDHALILYVYVPQYDDSGADDSVLTYYVSSYSA
- a CDS encoding phosphoserine aminotransferase, with amino-acid sequence MPTRADITYFGAGPAALPTDVLEKAAQALLDYNGTGLGIAEHSHRSEHATTIINEAKADLLAYLDVPEAADYDVLFMQGGGSGEFAATVYNLVGAWVARQVKAAGLEGEKDDAKVAEALRPKLQYLKLDYIVTGGWSLKAYQEAQRLVGPEHVNLVADSRPANGGKFGTIPPESEWKLSKDAAMVYYCDNETVDGVEFPKFPDILATSGGEGPLVVADMSSNILSRRIPVKNYGVLFFGAQKNLGSTGVTVAVVKKSLLPPTTPQPSATLLRKLGLPVGPIILSYETIAKNNSLYNTLSIFDVYIAGLVLKKLLATYPADKVDGQQAVADKKAKLIYAALDAHPEVFRVVPAKSARSRMNICFRVTKGGEANTDAAEKEFLKQATALNLTGLKGHRSVGGIRASNYNSIPLEGAEKLARFIEDFAKA